One window of Bos javanicus breed banteng chromosome 1, ARS-OSU_banteng_1.0, whole genome shotgun sequence genomic DNA carries:
- the GAP43 gene encoding neuromodulin isoform X2: MLCCMRRTKQVEKNDEDQKIEQDGIKPEDKAHKAATKIQASFRGHITRKKLKGEKKGDAPAAEAEANEKDEAAVAEGTEKKEGEGSTPAEAAPGAGPKPEEKTGKAGETPSEEKKGEGAPDAATEQAAPQAPAPSEEKAGSAETESATKASTDNSPSSKAEDAPAKEEPKQADVPAAVTAAAATAPAAEDAAAMATAQPPTETAESSQAEEKIGATP; this comes from the exons GTTGAAAAAAATGATGAGGACCAAAAGATTGAACAAGATGGCATCAAACCAGAAGATAAAGCTCATAAGGCCGCGACCAAAATTCAGGCTAGCTTCCGTGGACACATAACGAGGAAAAAGCTCAAAGGAGAGAAGAAGGGTGATGCTCCAGCCGCCGAGGCGGAGGCAAATGAAAAGGATGAAGCCGCCGTCGCGGAAGGCACGGagaagaaggagggagaaggcTCCACTCCCGCGGAAGCGGCCCCAGGCGCCGGCCCCAAGCCCGAGGAGAAGACCGGCAAAGCCGGCGAAACTCCTTccgaggagaagaagggggagggcGCCCCCGATGCTGCCACAGAgcaggcagccccccaggctcctgcccCCTCGGAGGAGAAGGCCGGCTCTGCTGAGACAGAAAGTGCCACTAAAGCTTCCACTGACAACTCGCCGTCCTCCAAGGCCGAAGATGCGCCGGCCAAGGAGGAGCCTAAACAAGCCGACGTGCCTGCTGCTGTCACTGCTGCTGCCGCCACCGCCCCTGCTGCAGAGGATGCTGCTGCCATGGCAACAGCCCAGCCTCCAACGGAGACTGCGGAGAGCAGCCAAGCCGAGGAGAAGATAG GGGCCACACCTTGA